A region of Thiofilum sp. DNA encodes the following proteins:
- a CDS encoding DUF2283 domain-containing protein, with protein MKYYEDDDILVQRFSNNPIVREVSQGWNINISYDKDNNIVQIVILEAKEKGLYPIIPMKAAA; from the coding sequence ATTAAATACTACGAAGATGATGATATTCTAGTACAGCGCTTTAGCAACAACCCTATTGTTCGAGAAGTTTCGCAAGGCTGGAATATCAATATTAGCTACGACAAAGACAACAACATTGTGCAAATTGTTATACTAGAAGCCAAAGAAAAAGGGCTATACCCCATTATTCCTATGAAAGCCGCAGCCTAA
- a CDS encoding IS4 family transposase produces the protein MDLSDGLRDSLKAHLSWGKPRLDCFVGMLHTLLSARQMNLALLAVHIDSDTDIGSRYRRMQRFFSQVFFNYNDIAHFLMGMFAFSGQQYYLTLDRTNWKWGKSNLNLLTLAVVYQGAAIPVYWMVLNKRGNSNQRERIALLQRFISQFGRNNILGVLADREFIGGQWWKWLSSKEIPYLIRIKGNQLMTDKHKKEAHVRSLFANLKPGKRRVLRHRRDVSGEWVWLSGSKLPSGELLIIASNHYTADPIGTYRLRWEIENLFQCLKGRGFHMEATHFTKPPRIKKMMALLAIGFCWAHKVGEWKEKAVKPLKTKKHGRKEQSVFRYGLDYLTDLLNGRVREKVDRLRLLLLFLCPPQFMAIEDGRMKLRRFSFEKDSMS, from the coding sequence ATGGATCTGAGCGATGGACTACGTGACAGTTTAAAAGCCCACTTGAGTTGGGGCAAGCCCCGTTTGGATTGTTTTGTGGGAATGCTGCATACTTTGCTGAGTGCGCGACAAATGAATTTGGCGTTGTTGGCGGTACACATAGATTCTGACACCGACATTGGTTCCCGCTATCGACGGATGCAACGCTTTTTTAGCCAAGTGTTCTTTAATTACAATGACATTGCCCATTTTCTTATGGGAATGTTCGCCTTTAGTGGTCAACAATACTACCTCACACTCGACAGAACCAACTGGAAATGGGGCAAATCCAACCTCAATCTCCTGACTTTGGCGGTTGTTTACCAAGGTGCGGCTATCCCCGTTTACTGGATGGTGTTGAACAAACGCGGTAATTCTAACCAACGTGAACGTATTGCCCTGCTGCAACGATTTATCAGCCAATTCGGGCGCAACAACATCTTGGGTGTGTTGGCTGACCGTGAGTTTATTGGTGGTCAATGGTGGAAGTGGTTGTCTTCCAAAGAGATTCCCTACTTGATTCGTATCAAGGGTAATCAGTTGATGACCGACAAACACAAAAAAGAGGCGCATGTCCGCTCGCTGTTTGCCAACCTCAAGCCGGGTAAACGGCGCGTTCTCCGTCACCGTCGCGACGTTAGCGGGGAATGGGTTTGGCTCAGTGGCTCAAAGCTGCCCAGTGGTGAGTTGTTGATTATCGCCAGCAACCACTACACGGCTGATCCCATTGGCACTTATCGGCTACGTTGGGAAATTGAAAACCTGTTCCAATGCTTGAAAGGGCGTGGTTTTCACATGGAAGCCACTCACTTCACCAAACCCCCTCGCATCAAAAAGATGATGGCGTTGCTTGCCATTGGCTTCTGTTGGGCGCACAAAGTCGGCGAATGGAAGGAAAAAGCCGTCAAGCCTTTGAAGACGAAAAAACATGGACGCAAAGAGCAAAGTGTCTTCCGTTACGGCTTGGACTACTTGACCGATTTATTGAATGGAAGGGTACGGGAAAAAGTGGATAGGCTTAGGCTGCTGCTTCTGTTCCTTTGTCCACCACAATTCATGGCGATCGAGGATGGACGGATGAAACTCAGGCGATTTTCTTTTGAAAAAGATTCAATGAGTTAA
- a CDS encoding ATP-binding protein, with the protein MAFGKTGIDWRSTVAAVWRSNRHYLKPIVNVDLVDPESLLGIEEQKNAIYKNTENFLRGKASNHVLLWGARGVGKSSLIKAVLTRYHVYGLRMIQIPRDDLHLLQDITDDLHDNQHKFIVFCDDLSFDDGQCDHRQLKGMMEGNLEKPPANILIYATSNRRYLMSNTGVTANLTGKCDEAQDERLSLADRFGLTLNFAPMDEAVYLQIVDRLFKGRGIDPNTLHEEALRFATERGDKSGRIARQFYNHSMI; encoded by the coding sequence ATGGCATTTGGCAAAACAGGCATTGATTGGCGCTCTACCGTGGCAGCCGTGTGGCGTTCTAATCGTCATTATTTAAAACCCATAGTCAATGTAGATTTAGTAGACCCTGAAAGCCTATTAGGAATAGAAGAACAAAAGAATGCTATTTATAAAAACACCGAAAATTTCTTACGCGGTAAAGCCAGTAATCATGTGTTGCTTTGGGGAGCGCGGGGTGTGGGGAAATCATCCTTAATCAAGGCGGTACTGACTCGTTATCATGTTTATGGTCTACGCATGATTCAAATTCCTAGGGATGATTTACACCTACTCCAAGACATTACCGATGATCTACATGATAACCAACATAAATTTATAGTCTTTTGTGATGACTTATCTTTTGATGATGGGCAATGTGATCATCGGCAACTCAAAGGCATGATGGAGGGTAACCTAGAGAAACCACCCGCAAATATTCTGATTTATGCCACCTCTAATCGGCGTTATCTCATGTCCAATACAGGGGTAACTGCTAATCTCACGGGTAAATGTGACGAAGCCCAAGATGAGCGTTTATCATTAGCGGATCGGTTTGGCTTAACCCTCAACTTTGCGCCTATGGATGAAGCCGTTTACTTACAAATAGTAGATCGTTTATTTAAAGGGCGCGGTATTGATCCCAATACATTACACGAGGAAGCATTGCGCTTTGCAACCGAACGTGGTGATAAGAGTGGACGGATTGCCCGTCAATTTTATAACCACAGTATGATTTGA
- a CDS encoding ankyrin repeat domain-containing protein: MKSTILAFGFVLLATTLPLQAAPGTNNGSAGNDSMELFATDAPVNSAQNQRDQNEELWLAALGGNTGRIRALVEQGADPSFGTRFGETALHAAASRGHLEPLIYLANHGGNVNARTSKGWTPLHHAARFGHSEAVRYLLRMGAIPHMRTNDRGNKTPMQMAVDGNHIDIAMMLGYRPRPNQR, from the coding sequence ATGAAATCTACGATCTTGGCTTTTGGATTTGTCCTGTTAGCCACTACCTTACCCTTACAAGCTGCCCCCGGAACCAACAATGGTTCCGCAGGCAATGACTCAATGGAGTTATTTGCTACTGATGCTCCGGTTAATTCCGCGCAAAATCAACGTGATCAGAATGAGGAGCTATGGCTAGCCGCATTAGGTGGCAATACCGGACGGATTCGGGCTTTAGTCGAGCAAGGTGCTGATCCTAGTTTTGGTACGCGCTTTGGAGAAACCGCGCTACATGCGGCGGCTTCGCGTGGTCATTTAGAACCACTGATTTATTTGGCGAATCACGGTGGCAATGTTAATGCCCGCACCTCCAAAGGCTGGACTCCGCTGCATCATGCAGCACGCTTTGGTCACAGTGAAGCGGTACGTTATTTATTAAGAATGGGCGCTATTCCCCATATGCGCACCAATGATCGTGGTAATAAAACCCCGATGCAAATGGCGGTTGATGGTAATCATATCGATATAGCCATGATGTTAGGCTATCGTCCACGCCCTAATCAGCGTTAA
- the xerC gene encoding tyrosine recombinase XerC has product MSVIPDEYLRYLKTEKRYAVLTVNAYCIDLNEFFNWLAERRIDYIKVQPDQVRQWSAHLHRGGLDGRSIQRKLSSLRRFYHFLLREHQVKFNPAIDIRAPRFTLKLPATLTVDTINNFLDVPSHSWLETRDLAMMELFYSSGLRLSELVSVNVQDIDWYTHQVKVLGKGSKERIVPIGSKAMLALEKWLPLRLGLVDETEDALFLSQRAKRINPRTVQVRLKVWQKKHTLTQRLHPHKLRHSFASHILESSGDLRAVQELLGHSNIITTQIYTHLDYQSLAQAYDNAHPRARKRREPTDTDSSS; this is encoded by the coding sequence GTGTCAGTGATTCCTGATGAGTACCTACGTTATCTTAAGACTGAAAAGCGTTATGCGGTTTTAACCGTTAATGCTTATTGTATTGACCTTAATGAGTTTTTTAACTGGTTAGCTGAGCGGCGCATTGACTATATCAAAGTCCAGCCGGATCAGGTTAGACAATGGTCAGCTCATCTGCATCGAGGTGGATTAGATGGACGTAGTATTCAACGTAAACTCTCCTCCTTACGCCGCTTTTATCATTTCCTCTTACGTGAGCATCAAGTTAAGTTTAATCCTGCTATTGATATTCGTGCACCACGCTTTACCCTCAAGCTGCCAGCTACATTAACCGTTGACACTATTAATAACTTTCTAGATGTGCCCTCACACTCTTGGTTAGAAACGCGTGATTTGGCGATGATGGAGTTATTTTATTCTTCGGGTTTGCGCCTATCCGAGTTAGTGAGTGTGAATGTGCAAGATATTGATTGGTACACGCATCAAGTCAAAGTTTTAGGTAAGGGTAGTAAAGAAAGGATTGTTCCCATAGGCAGTAAAGCGATGCTTGCTTTGGAAAAGTGGCTACCGCTACGCTTAGGCTTAGTGGATGAAACAGAAGATGCGTTGTTTTTGAGCCAACGCGCTAAGCGTATTAATCCCCGTACTGTGCAAGTACGGCTAAAAGTCTGGCAGAAAAAACATACCCTGACGCAAAGGTTGCATCCGCATAAATTACGTCATTCGTTTGCCAGCCACATTCTGGAATCATCAGGTGATCTGAGGGCAGTGCAAGAGTTATTGGGACACTCGAATATTATTACTACCCAAATATATACGCACTTAGATTATCAGTCACTGGCTCAGGCGTATGACAATGCCCATCCTCGAGCACGTAAACGCCGTGAGCCAACCGATACAGATAGTTCGTCTTAA
- a CDS encoding type II toxin-antitoxin system VapC family toxin — MYLLDTNVVSELRRKKPHGAVLAWLESVDDKDLYLSTVTLAEIQAGIELTRDQNPERAEELEEWLDAVAATYNILVLDGVAFRAWARLMHKKSDTLYEDAMIAAIAQVHKLTVVTRNVTDFESFDVKLFNPFEYKG, encoded by the coding sequence ATGTATCTTTTGGATACTAATGTAGTTTCTGAATTACGCAGAAAAAAACCTCATGGGGCTGTTTTGGCATGGCTGGAGTCAGTCGATGATAAGGATTTGTATTTGTCAACGGTGACATTGGCTGAAATTCAGGCGGGTATCGAGTTGACTCGTGACCAAAACCCTGAAAGAGCGGAGGAGTTAGAGGAATGGTTGGATGCGGTAGCAGCGACTTATAATATTTTGGTATTGGATGGTGTGGCTTTTAGGGCATGGGCAAGGCTGATGCATAAAAAATCAGATACCTTATATGAGGATGCGATGATTGCAGCCATTGCCCAAGTACATAAACTGACAGTAGTTACTAGAAATGTAACGGATTTTGAGTCTTTTGATGTCAAGTTATTCAATCCGTTTGAATATAAGGGGTAA
- a CDS encoding YdcF family protein produces the protein MSILWVRSFEFLILPPGNLLLITLMALLLWLFKRPRLAVTLVVLGWLQIILLATPATSAWLLRDLQNRYPAQAELWKTTPLPEAIVVLGAGRNELASEYGGETSSNTGLERLRYAALLHRETQLPILISGGSPQPEKLSEAEMMRSVLENEFKVPVRWVETQSHTTLQNAEFTDQILANAEIKSAWLVTQSWHMPRSLLAFQKREVNYIPASCSFGGSIAWHYGLTNWTPQSSALERSVLALHEYFGLAWYTLQRKVSN, from the coding sequence ATGTCGATTCTTTGGGTACGCTCTTTTGAGTTTTTAATCTTGCCACCGGGTAATCTGCTTTTGATTACCCTCATGGCTTTATTGCTGTGGTTATTCAAACGTCCACGCCTAGCAGTGACTTTAGTCGTGCTAGGCTGGCTGCAAATCATACTACTTGCGACACCTGCTACTTCCGCGTGGTTGTTACGCGATCTACAAAACCGTTATCCCGCCCAAGCGGAGTTATGGAAAACCACACCACTCCCCGAAGCCATTGTGGTCTTAGGCGCGGGGCGTAATGAGCTTGCATCGGAATATGGCGGTGAAACCAGTAGCAATACGGGATTAGAGCGTTTGCGCTATGCCGCACTCTTGCATCGTGAAACTCAATTACCGATTTTAATTAGCGGTGGCTCGCCTCAACCCGAAAAACTGAGTGAAGCCGAAATGATGCGCTCAGTGCTGGAGAACGAATTTAAAGTCCCTGTGCGCTGGGTAGAAACCCAAAGCCATACCACGCTACAAAATGCCGAGTTCACCGATCAAATCTTAGCAAACGCTGAAATCAAGTCTGCGTGGCTGGTGACGCAAAGCTGGCATATGCCACGCTCCTTATTAGCCTTTCAAAAGCGTGAGGTAAACTATATTCCTGCATCTTGTTCGTTTGGCGGAAGTATTGCTTGGCACTATGGTTTGACTAATTGGACACCGCAATCTAGCGCTTTAGAGCGCAGTGTGCTCGCTTTGCATGAATACTTCGGTCTAGCTTGGTATACACTGCAACGCAAGGTCTCAAATTAA
- a CDS encoding type II toxin-antitoxin system Phd/YefM family antitoxin produces the protein MQTWAVQDAKARFSEFLDACLAQGPQMVSRRGTEAAVLVPVELWRRLQITSKPSLKDLLLSDKGRGDLVLPPRGQARRRPVQEVL, from the coding sequence ATGCAAACATGGGCAGTACAAGACGCGAAGGCGCGGTTTAGTGAGTTTTTGGATGCGTGTTTGGCACAAGGACCGCAAATGGTGAGTCGACGGGGTACTGAGGCAGCGGTACTGGTTCCCGTAGAATTGTGGCGACGTTTGCAAATTACGTCTAAGCCTTCATTGAAGGACTTATTATTATCCGATAAAGGTCGCGGTGATTTGGTATTGCCACCACGCGGACAGGCACGTCGTCGACCCGTTCAAGAGGTTTTGTAA
- the lipA gene encoding lipoyl synthase, translating into MSTKEVGVKQRGADKVSRIPIKVEPTTEFKRKPSWIKAQAPTSPQVRNLKQILREQKLHTVCEEAACPNLGECFTKGTATFMIMGDICTRRCPFCDVAHGRPQPLDEDEPLNMAQTIKAMGLRYVVITSVDRDDLRDGGAEHFVKCIEQTRALSPTIQIEILTPDFRGRMEIALDIMKKAPPDVFNHNLETVPRLYKKARPGSDYQYSLTLIKEFKALFPHVPTKSGLMLGLGEEMDEVLAVMRDLRAHNCDMLTLGQYLQPSRDHLPVVRFVHPDEFAELARLGMEMGFSHVASGPMVRSSYHADQQAAHVIN; encoded by the coding sequence ATGTCAACCAAAGAAGTAGGCGTCAAACAACGCGGCGCCGATAAAGTCTCGCGTATTCCCATTAAAGTCGAGCCTACCACCGAATTTAAACGCAAGCCTAGTTGGATCAAAGCCCAAGCCCCCACTAGTCCGCAAGTCAGAAATCTTAAGCAAATTTTACGTGAGCAAAAGCTGCATACCGTGTGCGAGGAAGCGGCTTGCCCCAACTTGGGTGAGTGCTTCACCAAAGGCACAGCGACTTTTATGATTATGGGCGATATTTGCACCCGTCGTTGCCCGTTTTGTGATGTGGCTCACGGTCGCCCCCAACCGCTAGATGAAGACGAACCCCTGAATATGGCGCAAACCATTAAAGCGATGGGCTTACGCTATGTGGTGATTACCTCGGTAGATCGTGATGACTTACGCGATGGGGGTGCTGAGCATTTTGTGAAGTGTATTGAGCAGACCCGCGCCCTCTCTCCGACTATTCAAATCGAGATTCTGACCCCAGACTTTCGCGGACGGATGGAGATAGCCTTAGATATTATGAAAAAAGCACCTCCTGATGTGTTTAATCATAATCTCGAAACAGTACCGCGTTTATACAAAAAGGCTCGTCCGGGCTCAGATTATCAATACTCCTTGACGCTGATTAAGGAATTCAAAGCCTTATTTCCTCATGTACCGACTAAATCCGGTTTAATGCTGGGCTTAGGTGAGGAAATGGATGAAGTACTAGCCGTGATGCGCGATTTACGTGCTCATAACTGTGATATGTTGACTTTAGGGCAATATTTACAACCCAGCCGTGATCATTTACCTGTCGTGCGCTTTGTACATCCTGACGAATTTGCTGAACTCGCTCGTTTAGGGATGGAAATGGGGTTCTCGCATGTGGCGAGTGGCCCTATGGTGCGCTCGTCTTATCATGCCGACCAACAAGCCGCCCATGTGATTAATTAG
- a CDS encoding L-serine ammonia-lyase, with product MAISVLDIFKIGVGPSSSHTVGPMRAALWFAQGLEREGLLTQTIRIKVELYGSLGATGKGHGSDKAVLMGLEGDDPATIDTKTLAQRVAMIQTTHTLKLLQRQPIAFNTDTDLILFKRQALPYHANGMIFYAYADETLLKTNTYYSVGGGFVVNPDAQGVERIVEDQTVLPYPFKTGRELLKLCHDTGLCISSLMLANEKSWRDEAVTRAELLKIWAVMQECVHTGCHTEGILPGGLKVKRRAPLLYRQLQLDTNLHNAPLGTMDWVNLFALAVNEENAAGGRVVTAPTNGAAGVIPAVLHYYTKFIHGANEEGVMRFLLTAGAIAILYKENASISGAEVGCQGEVGAACSMAAGALTEVLGGTPAQVENAAEIGMEHNLGLTCDPIGGLVQVPCIERNAMGAVKAINAARMALRGDGSHFVSLDKVIKTMRDTGADMKTKYKETARGGLAVNVIEC from the coding sequence ATGGCTATCAGTGTACTGGATATTTTTAAAATCGGTGTTGGACCGTCCAGCTCCCATACCGTAGGCCCGATGCGAGCCGCTTTATGGTTTGCTCAGGGCTTAGAGCGTGAAGGCTTACTTACTCAAACCATCCGTATCAAAGTCGAACTCTATGGCTCCCTCGGCGCAACAGGCAAAGGACACGGCTCGGATAAAGCAGTACTCATGGGCTTAGAAGGCGATGATCCCGCCACCATCGACACCAAAACCCTAGCCCAACGCGTCGCTATGATTCAAACCACTCACACGCTCAAACTCCTGCAACGCCAACCCATAGCCTTTAATACGGACACCGACCTGATTTTATTTAAGCGCCAAGCCCTACCCTATCATGCCAATGGGATGATTTTTTATGCCTATGCTGATGAAACCCTGCTCAAAACCAACACCTATTACTCGGTCGGTGGCGGCTTTGTGGTGAATCCCGACGCACAGGGTGTAGAGCGCATTGTTGAGGATCAAACCGTACTCCCCTACCCGTTTAAAACCGGACGCGAACTACTCAAGCTCTGCCATGACACAGGTTTATGTATCAGCTCCTTGATGTTGGCTAATGAAAAAAGCTGGCGTGATGAGGCTGTAACTCGTGCCGAACTACTCAAAATTTGGGCAGTAATGCAGGAGTGTGTTCATACAGGTTGTCATACCGAGGGTATTCTCCCCGGCGGCTTAAAGGTCAAACGCCGCGCTCCCTTGCTCTATCGCCAACTGCAACTCGATACCAACTTACATAACGCTCCCTTAGGGACTATGGATTGGGTCAATCTATTTGCACTAGCCGTGAATGAGGAAAATGCCGCTGGCGGACGTGTGGTAACAGCGCCGACCAATGGAGCAGCAGGTGTCATTCCCGCCGTATTGCACTATTACACCAAATTTATTCACGGCGCGAATGAGGAAGGCGTGATGCGTTTTCTACTCACCGCAGGCGCGATTGCCATTTTATACAAGGAAAATGCCTCGATTTCCGGTGCAGAAGTAGGTTGTCAGGGCGAGGTGGGAGCCGCTTGCTCAATGGCTGCGGGCGCTTTAACTGAGGTATTGGGAGGCACTCCCGCCCAAGTCGAAAATGCGGCTGAAATCGGTATGGAGCATAATCTGGGGCTTACCTGTGACCCGATTGGTGGTTTAGTGCAAGTACCTTGTATTGAACGTAATGCGATGGGCGCGGTGAAAGCGATTAATGCCGCACGCATGGCATTACGTGGTGATGGTAGTCATTTTGTCTCACTCGATAAAGTGATTAAAACTATGCGTGACACCGGAGCGGATATGAAAACTAAATATAAGGAAACGGCACGCGGTGGCTTAGCGGTAAATGTGATTGAATGTTGA